Proteins encoded by one window of Sinorhizobium arboris LMG 14919:
- the glgA gene encoding glycogen synthase GlgA, giving the protein MQLLSVTAEIFPLVKTGGLADVAGSLPKALRAHGIHTRSFVPGYPGVVRALNEASAIAEFDDLFGERATLVAGRAHGLDLFVLDAPGFYNRQGALYTDRHGREYADNWKRFAAFSRVASQIASGLVPNWRPDIIHAHDWHAAMSLLYLKCAGDDTIPRVLTVHNLAFQGQFPAHYFPELGLPPEAYSIDGVEYYGDIGFLKGGLQAADAITVVSPTYAREIMSPAFGMGLEGVMNERHADVVGIVNGIDLEVWDPSSDPCIEHHYSARVPLRRMPNRQVLLQHFGLPNTCGPIFASINRLTWQKGMDLLAATADEIVNNGGTLIIHGQGDEELEAAFMNLARRFPQNVGVSIGYDEHLAHKIHAGADAMLVPSRFEPCGLTQLYALRYGCVPVVARTGGLSETIIDANDAALHAHVATGIQFSPIDQHGLRLALRRAFRLYRLRRVWESLRRQGMKTDCSWHRSAARYAELYSELLNPDMRLVGSA; this is encoded by the coding sequence ATGCAACTACTGTCCGTCACGGCCGAAATTTTTCCGCTCGTCAAGACCGGCGGTCTTGCAGACGTAGCCGGATCCCTACCCAAGGCGCTCAGAGCCCACGGGATCCATACGCGCAGCTTCGTTCCGGGCTATCCCGGCGTCGTGCGTGCGCTCAACGAAGCGTCAGCGATCGCTGAATTTGATGATCTGTTCGGCGAGCGCGCCACCCTCGTCGCGGGGCGGGCTCATGGGCTGGATCTCTTCGTGCTCGATGCGCCGGGATTCTACAACAGGCAAGGAGCCCTCTACACGGACAGGCACGGCCGGGAATATGCCGACAACTGGAAGCGCTTCGCCGCCTTCTCGCGGGTGGCGTCACAAATCGCCAGCGGGCTCGTACCGAACTGGCGGCCGGACATAATCCATGCGCATGACTGGCACGCCGCGATGAGTCTCCTTTATCTGAAATGTGCCGGCGACGACACCATCCCTCGCGTTCTGACCGTGCACAACCTGGCGTTCCAGGGGCAATTTCCGGCCCACTACTTTCCCGAACTCGGCCTTCCGCCGGAAGCCTATTCGATCGACGGCGTCGAATATTACGGCGACATCGGATTCCTCAAGGGCGGCCTGCAGGCGGCCGATGCCATCACTGTCGTTAGCCCCACCTATGCCCGGGAAATCATGTCTCCGGCGTTCGGCATGGGGCTCGAGGGCGTGATGAACGAGCGGCACGCAGACGTCGTGGGCATCGTAAACGGCATAGACCTGGAAGTATGGGACCCATCCTCGGATCCCTGCATCGAACATCACTATTCGGCGCGTGTGCCGCTGCGCCGCATGCCCAACCGGCAGGTGCTGCTCCAGCACTTTGGTCTGCCGAACACATGCGGCCCGATCTTCGCCAGCATCAACCGGCTGACATGGCAGAAGGGCATGGACCTCCTCGCGGCGACCGCCGACGAGATCGTCAACAATGGCGGCACCCTGATCATTCATGGACAAGGCGACGAGGAGCTCGAGGCCGCATTCATGAATCTTGCGCGACGGTTCCCCCAGAACGTCGGCGTGAGCATCGGCTATGACGAGCACCTCGCCCACAAGATTCATGCCGGCGCGGATGCCATGCTCGTTCCGTCCCGATTCGAGCCCTGCGGGCTCACTCAGCTTTATGCCCTGCGCTATGGCTGCGTACCGGTCGTCGCCCGCACCGGCGGCCTATCGGAAACCATCATCGATGCCAACGACGCCGCGCTCCACGCCCATGTCGCGACCGGCATACAGTTTTCGCCTATCGACCAGCATGGATTGCGCCTCGCACTGCGCCGGGCCTTCAGGCTCTACCGGCTGCGA
- a CDS encoding YbhB/YbcL family Raf kinase inhibitor-like protein: protein MTFSLISPVFADGQPIPEKYTRFGENLFPPLKWTGTPEGTQSFALIVEDPDAVSGLFRHCAIINIPGNWTELPQAVDTGPERGIKFIKNDFGNARYDGPQPPSGTGVHRYRFRLAALNVGNLSIPDDVGAAEAWERACKHLIREAEIVGTYEG, encoded by the coding sequence ATGACCTTCAGTCTGATCAGTCCCGTATTCGCCGACGGTCAGCCGATACCGGAGAAATACACCCGCTTCGGCGAGAACCTGTTCCCGCCACTGAAATGGACGGGGACGCCCGAGGGAACGCAAAGCTTCGCGCTGATCGTCGAGGATCCCGATGCGGTGAGCGGTCTGTTCCGCCATTGCGCGATCATCAACATTCCCGGAAACTGGACCGAGCTTCCGCAGGCCGTCGACACCGGCCCCGAACGTGGGATCAAATTCATCAAGAACGATTTCGGCAATGCTCGTTATGACGGGCCGCAGCCACCCTCCGGAACGGGCGTGCACCGCTACCGGTTCAGGCTTGCCGCCCTCAATGTCGGCAACCTTTCGATCCCGGACGATGTGGGTGCGGCGGAAGCCTGGGAGAGGGCGTGCAAGCATCTCATCCGCGAGGCGGAGATCGTCGGCACATACGAAGGCTAG
- a CDS encoding winged helix-turn-helix domain-containing tetratricopeptide repeat protein, with translation MQFMFGDYVLDQERRELTLRGQVVSVGPQVFDLLLHLVGTRDRVVSKDELLRAVWGGRIVSESTITSHINAVRKAIGDTGGEQRLIRTVARKGFRFVGDIRVSGIAEVRQPLGPGVASHAAGGSGETPFALILPDKPSITVLPFQNLSGDPAQEYFADGIVEDIITALSRIRWLFVIARNSSFSYKGRKVEVKDVGRELGVRYVLEGSVRKSGNRVRITGQLIDATTGTHLWAERFEGTLDDIFELQDRMAESVVGAIAPQVERAEMERAKRKPTESLDAHDYYLRGMAKLHSGTHEAIEAALPLFYRAIELDPEFASAYAGAAWCYFWRKLNGWMIDRTGEIAEGARLARLAVELGRDDAVALTRSGHALGHLVGDLDGGIALIDRARLLNPNFAPAWFLGGFLRVFRGEPESAIEHIEHAARLSPLDQEMFRMQAGTALAHFFAGRFDSALVWAERALGNLPSLLVAVALVAASHALSGRGEEAHKAMQRLRALDPSLRVSNLRNWLPIQRPEDLARFAHGLRLAGLPE, from the coding sequence GTGCAGTTCATGTTTGGAGACTATGTACTCGACCAGGAGCGCCGGGAACTCACTCTGCGCGGGCAGGTCGTTTCCGTCGGACCGCAGGTCTTCGACCTGTTGCTGCATCTGGTCGGCACCCGCGACCGCGTCGTCAGCAAGGACGAGCTCCTCCGAGCGGTCTGGGGCGGCCGGATCGTCTCGGAATCGACGATCACCAGCCACATCAATGCGGTCCGCAAGGCCATCGGCGACACCGGCGGGGAGCAGCGCCTTATCCGGACGGTCGCCCGCAAGGGGTTCCGCTTCGTCGGCGACATCAGGGTCAGCGGGATCGCAGAAGTCCGACAGCCCCTCGGGCCAGGCGTCGCGTCACACGCCGCCGGCGGATCGGGAGAAACGCCCTTCGCGCTCATCCTGCCGGACAAACCCTCGATCACCGTCCTGCCTTTTCAAAATCTCAGCGGCGATCCGGCACAGGAATATTTTGCCGACGGTATCGTGGAGGACATCATCACGGCCCTCTCGCGCATCCGCTGGCTGTTCGTCATCGCGCGCAATTCGAGCTTCTCCTACAAGGGTCGTAAGGTGGAGGTAAAGGACGTCGGCCGGGAACTTGGCGTTCGCTATGTTTTGGAAGGCAGCGTGCGCAAATCCGGAAACCGGGTGCGCATCACCGGGCAGCTCATCGACGCAACCACCGGGACGCATCTCTGGGCGGAGCGTTTCGAGGGCACGCTGGACGACATTTTCGAGCTGCAGGACCGCATGGCCGAAAGCGTCGTCGGCGCTATCGCACCGCAGGTCGAGCGGGCGGAAATGGAACGCGCCAAGCGCAAACCGACGGAAAGCCTCGACGCCCACGATTACTATCTGCGGGGAATGGCGAAACTCCACAGCGGAACCCACGAGGCGATCGAGGCGGCGCTGCCCTTGTTCTACAGGGCGATCGAGCTCGATCCGGAATTTGCATCTGCCTATGCCGGGGCCGCCTGGTGCTATTTCTGGCGCAAGTTGAACGGCTGGATGATCGATCGGACCGGGGAGATAGCCGAGGGTGCGCGCCTGGCGCGGCTGGCGGTGGAGCTCGGCCGGGACGATGCGGTGGCGCTGACAAGAAGCGGGCACGCACTCGGACATCTCGTCGGCGACCTGGACGGCGGCATCGCGCTTATCGACAGGGCACGGCTGCTCAACCCCAACTTCGCCCCCGCCTGGTTCCTCGGCGGCTTCCTGCGCGTTTTCCGCGGTGAACCGGAGAGTGCGATCGAACATATCGAGCATGCCGCCCGGCTGAGCCCGCTGGATCAGGAAATGTTCAGGATGCAAGCTGGAACGGCGCTCGCGCATTTCTTCGCCGGCCGCTTCGATTCCGCTCTGGTCTGGGCGGAAAGGGCGCTGGGAAATCTGCCTAGCCTGCTGGTCGCGGTCGCCCTGGTCGCGGCGAGCCATGCACTTTCCGGACGGGGGGAGGAAGCGCACAAGGCCATGCAGCGCCTGCGGGCGCTCGACCCGTCGCTGCGCGTTTCCAATCTCAGGAACTGGCTGCCGATCCAGCGCCCGGAGGATCTCGCGCGCTTCGCGCACGGACTGCGGCTCGCCGGGCTGCCCGAGTGA
- a CDS encoding SDR family oxidoreductase encodes MKIVVIGGTGLIGSKLVANLRERGHDVLAAAPNTGVNTITREGLAGALDGADVVVDVANAPVWEDRAVLEFFETSGRNLLAAEAAAGVRHHVALSIVGSERLPDNGYFRAKVAQEDLIKASRIPYTILRATQFFEFVGGIAQAGLVGEEIRLSPALFQPIASDDVAAALAEVAVAPPVNGTLEVAGPEAMPLDEVVRRFLMATADTRKVVPDVHARYFGAVLDDRSLTPGENPRLGKIRFDDWLGRQAAG; translated from the coding sequence ATGAAGATCGTCGTCATCGGAGGCACTGGCCTCATCGGATCGAAGCTTGTGGCAAATCTTCGCGAGCGCGGCCATGACGTGCTCGCTGCCGCTCCCAATACGGGCGTGAACACCATCACCCGCGAGGGCCTCGCGGGGGCGCTGGACGGTGCGGATGTCGTCGTCGACGTGGCGAACGCGCCTGTCTGGGAAGACAGGGCAGTCCTCGAATTCTTCGAGACGTCGGGCCGCAACCTGCTGGCTGCAGAAGCCGCCGCCGGGGTGCGCCACCACGTCGCTCTGTCGATCGTCGGCAGCGAGCGGCTTCCCGACAATGGCTATTTCCGTGCGAAGGTCGCACAGGAAGACCTCATCAAGGCATCCCGCATTCCCTACACCATCCTGCGTGCCACGCAGTTCTTCGAGTTCGTCGGCGGCATCGCCCAGGCCGGGCTGGTGGGCGAGGAGATCCGCCTCTCGCCGGCGTTGTTCCAGCCGATCGCTTCCGACGACGTTGCGGCGGCGCTTGCAGAAGTCGCGGTTGCGCCGCCGGTCAACGGCACGCTCGAGGTCGCAGGCCCCGAGGCCATGCCTCTCGATGAAGTGGTCAGGCGGTTCCTGATGGCAACTGCGGACACGCGCAAGGTCGTGCCCGACGTCCATGCGCGCTACTTCGGCGCGGTTCTCGACGACCGATCGCTGACCCCCGGCGAGAACCCGCGCCTGGGTAAGATCCGCTTCGACGACTGGCTCGGCCGGCAGGCCGCGGGCTGA